In Quercus robur chromosome 11, dhQueRobu3.1, whole genome shotgun sequence, the sequence aataacaGTATTTTATTGGTTGGAAGGTCAGGGAGGACCACTAACGTGGTCCTTCTagtggacctaataatttctctcAAACCCCACTTAAAAAATCTCCAGAATTTTGTTCCTTCCATCTTAGTACTTCCTAGCTACTTTCTATGGGTTACTAATTAATTGATAGAAGACAGGCTAAAATGAGTGAGAGATATCCATCATATTACTCCGGCACAGCTTTGATGAGTATAATGGGAACAATCCAAGCGTTTGTTTTTGCCCTATGCATGGAGAGGGATTGGAGTCAGTGGAAGTTGGGTTGGAATATTAGGCTGCTTACAGTGTCCTATTCGGTACGTTTTAATGGCAAGTTGTAGTTTGTGACCTTTGGTTAGTGTAGAAACATTAATACTGATTATTTATTGCTAATTTGACTCATGTTTAATTTAGGGAATTGTGGCTTCTGGACTCATGGTAACATTCATTGCATTGTGCGTGCACATGAGAGGCCCTTTATTTGTCTCTGTCTTCAACCCTCTAATGCTTATTTTAGTTGCCATTATGGGGTCTCTAATACTAGACGAAAAGTTGCACATTGGAAGgtacattatttaatttttaggtcTATTGTCTattgtattatatataaaagtgggtacaagttttcaaaataccttctttaatttaaacttaaagcGAAGGAGTgttgttaattttataaataaagtaaatggtatgttaagaaatttatttattaaatttttaaataggaCTTTTTTTTGGCATATCCTAAAATGAAATAGAAGAGTAACAAATTGAGACAAAGTAAGTATgactttttgaagatttgagTTCATTATATACTCAATCTCTTAATTACCTCTATGTATCAAACATGAAATTGTGTTACCATCGTTTCTTCcccgtttatatataatataaaataatggaatAATTAACTTATAGTATAATGGGTCATTTgaatgtatatttttattttggtttttagaaatataaataatataatactaAGCTATAGTAATTTAAACTGATCAGAACtcatatttttaaagaaaacaacaGCAACCCAACTCCAAATAAATGCTGATTAAATTAGGTTTGAAATTCTATAAAGAAATGCAAATTAAATTCAGCATATACTTTTCTATAAATTCTGCAACTTTATTTATagttgaaatgaaaattttaaggaatACTAAAATTGTTCCTATGTTATTACTCCTTTACCGGAAAGGAGAATAATACTAGTAAAGTGTACTTGTTAAAAAATGGGGGAAACActcttgcttcttctttttccccccTAATTACTAGTATTATTTAAATGCATCTTTTGATTGCATCATGAAATGAATTACAAGTAACAAAGGATTTCCTttctctttagttttttttggctaaacttTTGATGAGGTATTTGATAATTCATATCATTGTATAATGTtattttgaacccaaaaataaataatgattttGTCTTTCAAATGACAGCATTATAGGAGCCACGTTGATTGTATGCGGGTTATACGTGGTGCTGTGGGGTAAAGGCAGGGAGATGAAGAAGATAACTCAACTAGCACCCTCAGAATGCTCCCCAGAATCTGACTTGACCCATATTGTTATTACGTCTCCTATGGATGGCGACAATAACAACAACAGTGCAAGCGTTAAAATCAATGGCCTTTCAACCCCTATTGCTTCTGTAGATGACAGCACATTTGAAAAAGGACATGAAGAAAGTCATGagcaaaaagaggaaaagaaaaatagtactCTTTGAAGCTCTAAATACAATGCAGAAAGCAAATCTTTTGTTCCAATTGCCCAATCTTCACGGTGATTTTGATAGATTTGGAAGTGGAACACACAGATTAATCTTGACTGTGTGTGATTTTGATAGGATTAGAGGTGTAAGACATGAATTGAAGCCCACATAATTCTTAGAGTAACTTCATTGTGAAGTTCTTGTAGTTTTATTCATCCATTTTGAAATTAGTAAATTAGAATTTTCCAGGTCATCCACATCTAATTTTGACCATCACAATTTTTGTATCTgtttaaattattgatgatgtGATAATTTAATCCATGTATAAGTTGTTTCcaaattaatggaaaaaaatttaagaatccCCATAGCAGATAGGAACTCTAATCAAACTTAAATTGGAGGACAAAATTAATTATCATGgaattcaattttctttcttatacacttcttagttttattttttcagttaattaaatgaacaatttactttgcttttcttttagagaaatgatatgtctataatatttttacaacaaatcctaagtggcaggttgttactggttgttattgttggggcaaaaaagtaatcttaatcttaggttcaaatttgaaccaataacaactaaccacctgtgatttgttgtagaaatattgtaaaaatgttgtagtcGTAACATCCCTCtttcttttatgggaaatatttTTGCCTATTGAGATATAAGTTTTACCAAATAAAACTACTACTGTTACATGAAATTCACTTTATGTTCCACTTATGAATTGAGGCCCCACATAATTTTTAGATTAACTTCACTACGAAGTTCTTATAGTTCTAATCATCCATTTTGAAATTAGTAAATTAGAATTTTCCAGGTCATCCACATTTAATATTGACCAtcacaatttttgtatttgtttaaattattgatgatgtGACAATTTAATCCATGTATGAGTTGTTTCcaaattaatggaaaatattttaagaatcccCATAGCAGATAGGAACTCTAATCAAACTTAATTTGGAAGACACAATTATCATGgaattcaattttctttcttgtacacttcatagttttattttttcagttaATTAATTGAACAATTTACTTTGCTTTccttttatgggaaaaaaaattggctaCTGAGATATAAGTTTTACCAAATAAAAGTACTTTCTTCTATTCCACAAAATTCACTTTATGTTCCACTAGTTGCATAATGTCATTCTTCTccaccaaaatatatatatatatatatatatatatcttcataTTTAAATGGGACATACaatctaacaaaataaaatggtcacacCTACGTTcgtattgaaaataataaataatgataattgataataaaatataacaattttaagatatgaaaactcgtaaaagaaaattgtaaaacttcatgtattttttttttttcttatcaataaCTAGATATatttaagttcttttttttattaaattttattaaatttaaatttcttaacaaATCCtctaaaataaattcttgaagCTGCCACTACTTAAGATGTAAGACACCTCATATTATTTTGTGCAAATCCAAAAGTGATAATGGGAAACGATATGGATGCTTATTGCTTGCCTCATTAGTCAATTTAGAAACattctaaaacattaaaatacaaatatactAGGATTTCGTGGGTTTCAAGCcaagatataaatatatatatatatatatatatataagcaaccCTAGGCATATTTTTCAAGACTTTTGGAGAGTCATGTTCAGCATACAAGCATAGAAGTTCCTACAATCTCTCTTAAAGCATCAATTGGAGATCCAAGTTCAAGTTTTTGAAGATTTGGTAATCAAGACAAACTTTTTGTAGTCTGGTTACATCCAAGTTGCTCGAATGAATCTTCAAAAAAGTACCTGAATTGGTGAGGGGTGTGTTCATGTACAATGAAAATCACTAGTAGAAGAGTTTGTGAATTCAAAGTTACACATGATTACATTAGTGAGTACTCTACAAGAAGTGGTGAATCAAAATAGGTTTTATTATTTGTAAAAATTCAATTCTATATAGTGGATTGATTTTTGCCTTTGGGGTCTATAGGTTGTACCCTGATAAAATCCGTGAGTGTATATGTACCGGAGTTTCTAATCTTAAGAAAGACTTTATTGTAAGTGACTTCAACAAAGAAGTCCTAATTAGTAGTGAGCCAACTGGTCTCTCTCCTGCCAATAGAACCCAATGGTCCCAAAAATCCTTGTTTGAAATAAGTACAAGAAACGAGATCACATAACAGAGACTGTGATTTTTGGACTAACTGAACTTATTGGTATGCAAGACAAAGATAAAATGGTGATCATATTTGTAAGAAAACAAATTACTAAGCATGTAAAAGCTAGGCTACATGATACGAGGATTTTTGCCTTTGGGATCTATAGGTTGTACCCTGATAAAATCCgtgagtgtatatatatgtaccGGAGTTTCTAATCTTAAGAAAGACTTTATTGTAAGTGACTTCAACAAAAAAGTCCTAATTATTAGTGAGCCAACTGGTCTCTCTCCTGCCAATAGAACCCAATGGTCCCAAAAATCCTTGTTTGAAATAAGTACAAGAAACGAGATCACATAACAGAGACTGATTTTTGGACTAACTGGACTTACTGGTATGCAAGACAGGGACGGTTCCAAGATTTTTTTCTAGGGGgtcaataatgttgtaatttttgtgCGCTAAAAGTGGTGtaattttttgctaatgaaaaagaaaaatgcaaagaaaaacaattccATTTCACGGTCAATGGCAAAGTAAGTTAGAGTTGGAgagaaggtttatttatttacttattttttaaaacaaaatagtaattttaagAGTAGAGCTACTgatacaatactttcacaacataTTAATCTAGGTGGCAAATTGTTAAAGAtatgtaaaaaagtgatgtcattTGTAAGATCtagataaaaatcaattaaaatttgtcacttaacctttattgtgaaaataatattgTGAAAGTAGTACTAAAATGATcatattcaagtttatttcaactggaattaaacaaaatttaagattaaggtgttcaaaattttattttaggagtcaaaataaataaaaaataaaaaattttatatatagtttttgtttttaggccAAGCctgggggttcatttgaacccctgagCTGGCTGTAGAGCCGCCACTGATGCAAGACAAAGATAAAATGGTGATCATATTTGTAAGAAAACAAATTACTACGCATGTAAAAGCTAGGCCACTTGATCGTACGAGTATATATCCTTGGGAATTAAAAGAAATGACAAGTGACATACGAGCTACATATTTAAAATTCGAACAGTCAATAACATCATGAATTCATGATCAATATGAATATCATTGTGGTACATGAGTCATACAAACATATCTGGCACTGTCTGAAAGTGGTATTCCTTGAAAATCTTtcccatttatatatataattatttggaCAGAAGAGTggaaaaatagaagttttggaTAAAATATACAAACAATTTGAACTGTTATACTCAGAGCCGTGTCTTCTACTCTTTTTTGGctcaatcttattttttttcagcCTTTTTCCCTGGTTTCCATTCTTTTTCCTTATTCTTTCTGTTAGGTGGTTTTTGCCTTTATTGAGTTAGCGTGTCAAATCACGTGAAACAATGCATGGTCCAATTAAAATCCCAACCTCCCACTACCAATAATATATTGAGATATAcgattatatgtatatatataaaagaaacgGTGACTTGGAGTCTTCATGAAAGTtaatcatagaaaaaaaaaagggaaagactTGTGGACATGTGTCTGCAATCCAACATGTCCAGTGAAAATTTTCACTGGACACAAGCCGAACCCGGGAAAAAAAACCTTTTCTAGAGGGTTAGGTCTAAAACCAGAACCCTCAAACCAAACTAGCATACATTAGTATCACTGTTATTGTACATTTTTAGTTATTCTATTCTCAAACacaattactaaagtatatagtAAACAGTTAGTGATTAATGGGTTCTTAATTTCACATGGAAACACAGGTTGTCCAATGGTGGCAGTGgcagcaattttttttcttcttgtttacTAATATATAGAAAAGGACGAAACAAGAAGGAAATTTTAGTTTCAGAAACTTTTCAGATTTTGATCACTAGGCACCAATATATAAGATTAGTATGTATTTAAtgtcaacaacaaaatcaagtCTTGTACGACTATCCAActgagcttctttttttttgtgtgtcttTCACtcaaattaaatacaaatcaaaatattgcatgtttcttttgcttttccttAATTTCCAAGGCAACGATAAAATTAGTCAAAAAGGCTGTTTCAAGATCTGTCAATTTGTGCTTCCACTATAACATGAGCGATATGGAATACTTTGAGAGTCCAAGGAAGATTCTCTTACGTGTCTCTTGGCAATTATACGTGGAGGCTAAGTGGAGTTGAAGTGACGTGAGGGCATAGCATGCACCGCATGAATCAGGCCTCTCGATCTCTATAATAGCTAAGCCTATTAGATATCcaaattgctctctctctctctctcttagagtACTATACAATATATGCAAAAGATGGGGTACCTATGTAATGTAATACAAAGCTCGAAGCCAGGGATTTTAATGGTAGTAGTTCAGATAGTATATGCAGGGATGAATATACTATACAAACTTGTATCAGAAAATGGAGTgaatttgaggatcctcattgcCTACCGTATGTTGTTTGCCACTGCCTTCATGGTTCCTCTTGCTCTCATCTTTGAAAGGTGTTGTTcttcaaatacatatataaaggcTATTTCTTTGAtacaaaaatcccattaaataAATATTGCATTCTACTTTGATGATATATCTACTTGTTCAAAATGTTTTTGGCATTTTGAAGATATGCCTTCTAATGATTTTACATTTTGTTAATGTAATCTGTAACCTACgaaaattaaaacatatatagGAAAGAGGAAAAATGGAAGCTATATTTTATGCCAATGTAATCCCATTAATGATTGGTGTTTACAACTTTTGCAGGAAAACCAGGCCAAAACTAACATGGGTAGTGATGTTCCAGGCTTTTCTTTGTGGGTTACTTGGGTAAGTTTCAGACATGATACTCTCAACATTGTAATTGGCTGGAAGCCAAATTTTTGCTGAGCCATAACAAGttaaaatgtaataaataaattgtgagatTAATCCTATTGTATCTAAAAAAATCATGGTGGAGAACTAATTGAAATATCAcatcttccttctctctcaaaaataaaGGCATTATATGGGGGTAATTATCctcaatttttataaaaattagaaaagctTAATCTAACAACTATATCTTGAAATTGAGAATGAATGAAATATAATTTCCAACACCCAAACATAAAAAAAGGCAAGCTTAGTCCTTTCCAGGGAAAATTTAATCCAAATTTTAGACCATCTCACCTGGATTGGAAGTGAGTCACCTAACCTTTAGGGCACAACTATTCACTTTTCaagttaaatgaaaaaaataccaTCACACATCCTTGGCATGGTGATATATAGTTAATCAACAAGTTTTCAAGAGAGattttcacacacatatacctAGATTAGATTTctatctataaaaaataaaaataaaaagttgagtggaaaaaaaaattcaaatttgaaggAAAGTTTGAGATATTACTAGTTTATTTTTCCTTGCAAAACAACATAAAGGTGATTACTAATTTAACATTGAAAAGGAAACTACCAAATCCTAATAATGATACCCATAAATTAGAAAATGCGTTATAGCAGCATATTTCAACaccaaaaatattacaaatcaaAATAGTTCAAGGAAACAATGCTACTGATGGAATAACAAGGATTTTAATTCAGATTCACCACCAAATCAGACTTGAAGAATTCAATTATACAAAGTATCATATCATAAAATTGTATTAATAAAAAGGATATTAGGTGATGTAAAATTTGTATagaattatattatatgtttaacgtaaatttaaattaaatcaattgtatttgtttatatatactGCAATAATGAAGATGAACTCGGGCCAAAGTTGAAACCAGCCACCAggaatattaatttataatatgttCAATTGCAGGGGGACATTGGCTCAGAATCTATATTTTGAGAGCTTTGCCTTCACATCAGCTACATTTGCTGTCGCCATGAGTAATCTCAATCCAGCCATTACCTTCGTTCTAGCAACATCTGTCGGGTACTATTCATAAgcaatagttattctttaaaataaaaaataaatatttattattgaaatgattGCATTAACTATTTCTTAACTTACATAATatagcctttaaaaaaaaatttagaactcCACAGGCTAATACTCGCTTCCAATCCAAtggttctttctctcttcatCAAACATAGGTTTTATGTTATTGATATctgaaaattaaattgtttatttaaagtattttttaagtgaccattttaaaattaatctgGTTTAATCTTACCGAGTTTATCAAAGATGTACTAATCTTTTGTAacctcataatttttttttatttatttaaatgtggTTTCAACAATTATTAGtgttcatttcaatttttttttttctttttctttttcagatggttggattaattttttaaagaaatgcgtaaataaaaatcttttatatGATATCATGATATTCAAGCAAGTGAATTTTGACTTTAATGAACATATAagatatgcttttttttttctttttaaatattttttgagatataaTTTTGAACAAAGTAATAGTAATTATACAGATTCTCAATTTATACCTAATAAGATACTAAGCTGGacgaaaaaaagagtaaatataaatttacaaacaaaattatatttttggaacTTTGATTGGAATgtgatatttataaaatttcattgaaatatCATTTCATTCCACCATCTTATCATATAACAACTAAACTGTGGAGTACAGATTTAGGTGTTTATTTGTGTGTCACCAAACAGAAGAATAGTatagttatttcattaatttttgtactataatatttattcattttgcaATAATATAATTACCTTACTCTATATCAAACTTGCCCTCaaagattttgttaattttattttagaggaaAGAGGTAACGaaaatagaaatataataaGTGAAGAGAAGTTTGTAATATGttctttatataattttaaaatattgtttttttgtttggaaaacTACTAATAAGCGATAAAATCTAGGGATAGttacacaataaaaatttcaaaattttgatattatttttattagctTAAATTCTAAAGTTATAGGTTTATATATGTTcaaaatatagttttaaaattgtaacaatttgaaaattttaagtctATATAATGGAACTCATTATATGAATAGTCTAGCCTAGCCTAGATACTAAAATTCTTTCCATATGAATCATTTGTAGAATTCCacctaaatatataatttcaaaatgaatCTTCATCATATTTAATggatgctttattttttttacaaattttcttaCATTAACATAATATTACTATCATTGTCATCCTTGCTGTGAAGATCATTCTATAAGTACAAGTTCTTATAAGGTGTGAGGGGGAGGGGGTAAGAGCCAATGTTCAAGTCTCTAAAAGGtagtttcacacacatacatttaaattaggttaaaataatatttctatctcaaattaaaattaaaaaaaaaaaaaaaaaaaaaaaaaaaaaaaataatattgctTAATCTtcaattgaattattttttatcacctGGATTGGTCTTAAGAAtcatataaacatatatgtgtgtgggggtgtgtgtatatatatatatatatatatatatttattcctcaaaataaaatcttaactcTGCAAGTCTCATACAATagttaattacaaaaataagtAAATCTGATGTAGTAACCACAAGATAAGGATTAAGAGTTTTGAATCAAGAACAATTTCTTTAAGAACAAATAAACCAATAAACCTTATTAGGGTTAAAGTAGatgtttgaatttcaattaatttgataTCAATTATCAGGTTGGAAAAGCCAGCAGTAGGAACATTGGGTGGGATGATGAAGATTGCGGGGACACTGGTAGGAATAGGTGGGGCAATGCTATTCACTTTATACAGAGGTGTGAAAATTGATTTGTGGTCAACGCATGTTGACCTTTTACATCATCAACAACACGTGGCACCATCACACCCAGGCTCTAGTCAACATGTAATCGGCGCCCTATTGTGTTTGGCATGCAGTTTATCCTATGCAATGTGGTTGATAATCCAGGTCAGTCAGAATTCCAATTACtactattttacaataattaaatattaattaatgcccatgcaattttctaatttttttttaatcagtttTGTTCTATTGCCATTGTTTTAAATACAGggaaaaatgaatgaaagataTCCATGCCTTTATTCAGGCACAGCTCTCATATGTACAATGAGTTTCTTGCAGTCTATTGTTTTTGCCTTATGCACTGAAAGGGATTGGAGTCAGTGGAAATTGAGTTGGGATCTTAGGCTCCTTACTGCAGCTTATTCGGTACTTCacctttcaatttttatacaCTAGACTACAGGATTTTACACTATACACGTATTACAAAACCTTTGTGAACATATCTAGTAAATATATTACTAGATAAATTACTTTTAAACCTTATAATTAGgggtgtaacaaattaaatcatattctTTCAAAAGTACGTATCAAATTAAATATCACCCATTTaatttgaattacaatttttttagaatttaatattGGCTgaggttttaatttttcttagaaactatatagtttaatttgttattttctatagaatttaattattcttacatttttaaatttatgtttggaaatattttacccaactttcttttttttttttttgtgggaaactgTTTTACCCAACTTAATTTGTAGGTGTAACCtcgaatttgattttttttttttttttcattgctatatataaacttaaatttaGAAGAATCTTTGACAGTTTTGGAATTTGTTTTGGCTCTTGACTTTTAGGGGATTGTGTGTTCTGGCGTGGTGGTGGCTGTAATTGCTTGGTGTATACAAGCAAGAGGTCCAATGTTTGTCTCAATTTTTAATCCTCTTTCGCTCTTAATCGTAGCACTCGTAGGATCTTTAGTATTGGAGGAAGAGCTGCACCTAGGAaggtatatatattttccaacttctaaatatattaaagctgttttttttagaagaactaAATATATTAAAGCTATAaattacttacaaaaaattccaaattattttttttagcaggaaaaaaaaaa encodes:
- the LOC126704810 gene encoding WAT1-related protein At1g25270-like; protein product: MVVVQIVYAGMNILYKLVSENGVNLRILIAYRMLFATAFMVPLALIFERKTRPKLTWVVMFQAFLCGLLGGTLAQNLYFESFAFTSATFAVAMSNLNPAITFVLATSVGLEKPAVGTLGGMMKIAGTLVGIGGAMLFTLYRGVKIDLWSTHVDLLHHQQHVAPSHPGSSQHVIGALLCLACSLSYAMWLIIQGKMNERYPCLYSGTALICTMSFLQSIVFALCTERDWSQWKLSWDLRLLTAAYSYTRSDFDRVRVVHGVVG